The Mastomys coucha isolate ucsf_1 unplaced genomic scaffold, UCSF_Mcou_1 pScaffold3, whole genome shotgun sequence DNA window taaaatacaaaagaaatgaaatctgtaAGAAAGTCTAGTAGAGCAGGTATGTTAGGACGTGTACGTTGGGGTGGTGCTGTCAGTACATCCCACGCCATCCACCTCCACTCATTCCACCTTGCCCATAGTAACCTCCACTGCCTCCACCACCACGACCTTAAGAAGACAGTAAGAACCGTCCATCAGGAGACATCCATGTCTTTAAATGAAGTACATTACACAATACAGAAACAACTACTTACCATAGCCTCCCAAGCCATCTGGAGCGCCGTAGCCTCCACTGTAACTATTACCCATTCCCATTCTCCCAACAGATCCATATCCTCCTTGATTATCTGTGCATAAAAAAGAGGCATACAGGGTGACTGCCTTTCACAGTAGCCAACACTTGCTTATCCTACAAAAGCTATAAATCTAGGTTTGGAAGGATAAGCTGAAGCAAAGGAAGGAGGACTGAGTTTGGGCCAGCCCGTGTTAGAGTGAGATGCTACCCGTCACAAATATAAAGCTATACATACCCATTCCATCTCTGCCATAGCCTCCCATTCCAGAACCTCCCATTCCAGAGCCACCTCCAGGGGTAGAATTCAAGAAGAGTTCAATATATcgatgttctttaaaaaaaaaaaaagagtggaaaagGGTAAGAGGAGTAGAGAAAGGGATGCTGGATCAAAGGTATTAAAGGTCAGTTAGCTAGTATTTAAATAGGCTTATCTATAAATATAGAACTAATTCAGACAGCCATTAAACTTTAAGCATTATTAACAGGTATTAACATGATTTTAAACCCTAGGGTCTTTAACAAGTATTTTATAAACTGCACATACCTATAAAACAAGCATATCAAAGACACCACTTACGCATGTTGTTTTTATCTTTAGACATGGCAGCCACTGCATCTTCATGTGTCACAAACTCTACATCTGCCTCTCCTGTTGCTCTGCCATCGGCTCCAATATCAATATGAACACGTATTGGATTGAGTGGTGAGAAGAACTAAATAGAAGTTATTCATGTTTAAATTCCAGTTATTTAAAGTTAGCATataccttaatttttttcctagtcCACTAAAGTAAACTACTGAGAGTCTAAAAGCTGCAGCACTGTGGAGGTAGGCTAGTCATCCTTTGCTACAGAAGTGGTCAGCTCAGCTCACACAGAGAAGGAGTAcgtattttaaaatgcaaaaagcactgCTGCTTTTAAAGTAAGGTAATACTAAATCTTAAATGAAAACTGTTCAACTGTGGGATACAGCTCCATGATAAAGTGTGCTTCCAAGTTTGGGATTGTTCAGACCCTACTACTAAATGCAAGCTCCTACCTGACTGACTATTCTTAACACAGTTGGGCTTttgctgttcattttttttacctGCTTAAAAATCTCATTGGGTCAGCACATAATGGGCACAAAACAACAATGTGCACATTAGGGAAATAATAAATCACTAAGTGACAACCCTAGCCTGAATTGcaacaaataaaaaagatgagTCAGCCGGTCATGGTAATTTCAACATGCTCAAAGCCAAGTTAGCATTTCCCCACCACGagtaatttataataataaatacccACTATAAAACCACAATTACTCACATTAGCAATATCATTTTCAGTCGCACGAAAAGGCAGGCCTCTCATGTGCACAAAATGACCACCATGGAAACCTGAACTTGCATCACCAGCTCCACCATAGCCATGTCCTCCCATGCCTAGATTATAAACCATTGTGGGTTCACATAAGTATATCCATATTAATCTCCAAAGCAGTGCATTGACACAAGTTTCCATTAACCTATCAAAGCTGCCTTACTACACTACTGGAAAGTTACCTAATTACTACTGGAACTTTACAAAGGGAACAATAAGACTGATTTCAGCATGACAATATTGTTTACCTCTTCCATCTCTCATCCTGTCATCAAAGCCATCATTTCCATAGCCATAATTATTATAGCCACCATAGTCGTCAAAACCTCCATAGCCTGTGTAGAATGTAAGGAAGAAGAAATGCAATTCTGAGCCACTGTTCTGTAAACTAGCTTACAAAATCATTCTGTAGTCAACTGTGTTAGCTTCTTCATTAATGCTTGCAGCTGACTGCATATGAAAAAAGTTAACACCTGATGGAAATTTACAGAGGGTAAATTCAAATACAACATGAAAACCAAGTCTCATCTTTATGCCAGGAAGAAAACATGCCAgtcatctttattttcatttctacattAAGTATTCTAGGTGTCAATATATGCATCAATCAAGTTCCACCAGGTCATGGACATCCCATGATTTCATGACCAGATTTTGAAACCTCATAGGTACTGGAATTACTGCCATTTCTGTATTTCTTGACAATGTGTCAGGAACATCAAGAAAATGACAACAGAGCCTTTGTTCATTAGACACACATACCACCATCATATCCATCACCTCCTCGTCGCATTCTGTCATACATACTTCCACGCCCAGCTCCATAATAACCCCCTCTTCCTCCTATTGGTCTATCATATGGTCCCGGTCGCTGTCCCAGCAATCTTCTTGGTGGATCATAAAATCCTTTGATTTCACTCCTGCTACTCCTGAAGATCTCAATATacctatttaaaaatgttttaaggtacACGTTTCAGCATAGATGCATTAGAGAGTAAATCAGATACTGGGCAAAATGCTGTAAGTTTGTCTATATCTAGGTACATATCCCAATTTAAATTACCTAAGTAAACCATAAAGTCAACATTTTTTACACCTACAAACTTAAGTTTTACATAGACAAATCAGTCATTTGAAAACACTGAATTAGGAATATACTTTTAGCTTGTTTCCTTTAGCACAAGATAGgtatgttaaaacaaaaacaaaaaacaggtgattttacaaaaacaaatttaacaaCATCctacaaagaaatggaaacaatctaattttaatttaaactatAAGTATTAATTCCCCACCCAAATCTGTAGTTTCCATGTTAAATTTAGGTAATtatcaattctttaaaaaactaCCCCAGAAAAATGTTATGCTTACCCCCCCCATTTAAGCAATAGCGACCCACAAcccccaaaaataaaatgtaacaccATCCCAAACTCTCCATCCCCACCTGTGCCCTATTCTTTCCTTGTGTTTCCCCAGAGCATTTTCTGCTATCTCCTTTGAAGCAAACTGCACGAAGGCCTCCCCTGTGCTTCTCCCCTGGTAGTCCATCGTCAATGTTATCCCATTTGGCACGATTTCCAACCCTTTAACCCAAGGACAAATACCCCATCAAGGGGAACAGTGTTAAAGGCTGAAACATTCCCATCtgaatcaaatatttaaaacaaatttaaacaaaacaaaacaaaaggctgtTTCCCATCACCCCATAATAcaaatggaatatttttaaaatatcattggattaaatattttctgtgaccAGTGTCTTAAAAAAGCCCACAACATGAAAAACTACAAGTCATTTAACGGTGCTCCCAATGGTAACTCACAGCCCATGTCATCAGATACTCTCAGTTAACTATACTGTACAGCATCAATGTTTACAGAGCCTACACATTCTCTACTTAATATAGTAACTGGAGCACATTTCCCATTTTACTATATAACCCAGATTATCACAAAACTAAGTTCTAAAAATCAAATgggttttataaattaaaaaacaataacagcTAATAAACATATACAATTAAAATACTACTAAACTTTGACTAGTACTAGAGGTACCTTGAAAGAACTGAACTATTTCCTCTTTGCTGCAACCAAATGGCAGTCCACGAAGTCGCACAGTCCCATCGCTAGCGTCATTTGGACCATTATGTTTCATAACCCAATCCATTTCAATACTGCTTGAGTTAAGTGCtatgaaaataaacaagcacaTAAAGCAGTCAATCACAACACACTCTTACCAAGACTTGAACAACTCTAACAAGTGTCACAACTCAAAATGCATGCAAAAGTGACTCTTGGGACAATCAGCAACAGTGTTCTACTAACATGCTTCTTTGGGGTGGGGTAGAAAAAGGCAATGAAATTCACCCCCCCACACCAGACAACCCTAAAGATCTAATAAGGCTTGCAGAATTTTACCACCAGGATAAAATTTGCTGTAACACACTCTACCCTTTTCCTAGCTCCACACTATAATTGTTTTACTAATGTTGACCCAAAGATCCCTAAACTTTGTTTTGCAGACAGGGTGTCATTATATACCtagatgtttctgttttaaaacaaggatattcgcctttaatccagcaaacccgaggcagaggcagatctctcgAAGTTTGAGCCTTGTCTAtctacaaagtaaattccaggatagccggggctgttctgtctcaaaaaacaaacaaaaaacaaaaccaaaaatccaagGGTCTCTCTtagtagcccaggttagccttgaacttcaagcagtcctgcctcagctacagagtactAAGATTTCCTGAGACACCTGCCCAACTGCAAATGTTTAATAATGTATATAGTTGTTGCCCTATTCATAGTTGAGGTTTGAGTATATAAACAAAAACTACTGTAGCCAAGTGGAGCTCTATAACCTGGACAGGACTcatagatgggattacagatgcaacCACACCAGCTTAGAAtacccctcctcctcccaaggAGATGACAATAATTCATCACaaaagcactggcttctcttgccGAGAACCTGGtctctattcccagcacctacacaatGGCTTAGAACCTTGTATAACCCCAATCCCCATGGATCCAACACTCTTTGGGTTTTCTACTCATGTGGTGTAcataacatacaaacaaaacattcataaaattaaaataaattgggggtggagggagacgAGTATTTCAGTAGCAAAGGCGAGGGAGAAAAGCTCTTTTGTGTGTCTAAAACTTAACAC harbors:
- the Hnrnph3 gene encoding heterogeneous nuclear ribonucleoprotein H3 isoform X2, with protein sequence MDWVMKHNGPNDASDGTVRLRGLPFGCSKEEIVQFFQGLEIVPNGITLTMDYQGRSTGEAFVQFASKEIAENALGKHKERIGHRYIEIFRSSRSEIKGFYDPPRRLLGQRPGPYDRPIGGRGGYYGAGRGSMYDRMRRGGDGYDGGYGGFDDYGGYNNYGYGNDGFDDRMRDGRGMGGHGYGGAGDASSGFHGGHFVHMRGLPFRATENDIANFFSPLNPIRVHIDIGADGRATGEADVEFVTHEDAVAAMSKDKNNMQHRYIELFLNSTPGGGSGMGGSGMGGYGRDGMDNQGGYGSVGRMGMGNSYSGGYGAPDGLGGYGRGGGGSGGYYGQGGMSGGGWRGMY
- the Hnrnph3 gene encoding heterogeneous nuclear ribonucleoprotein H3 isoform X7, which gives rise to MRDGRGMGGHGYGGAGDASSGFHGGHFVHMRGLPFRATENDIANFFSPLNPIRVHIDIGADGRATGEADVEFVTHEDAVAAMSKDKNNMQHRYIELFLNSTPGGGSGMGGSGMGGYGRDGMDNQGGYGSVGRMGMGNSYSGGYGAPDGLGGYGRGGGGSGGYYGQGGMSGGGWRGMY
- the Hnrnph3 gene encoding heterogeneous nuclear ribonucleoprotein H3 isoform X6; its protein translation is MYDRMRRGGDGYDGGYGGFDDYGGYNNYGYGNDGFDDRMRDGRGMGGHGYGGAGDASSGFHGGHFVHMRGLPFRATENDIANFFSPLNPIRVHIDIGADGRATGEADVEFVTHEDAVAAMSKDKNNMQHRYIELFLNSTPGGGSGMGGSGMGGYGRDGMDNQGGYGSVGRMGMGNSYSGGYGAPDGLGGYGRGGGGSGGYYGQGGMSGGGWRGMY
- the Hnrnph3 gene encoding heterogeneous nuclear ribonucleoprotein H3 isoform X5; its protein translation is MDWVMKHNGPNDASDGTVRLRGLPFGCSKEEIVQFFQGLEIVPNGITLTMDYQGRSTGEAFVQFASKEIAENALGKHKERIGHRYIEIFRSSRSEIKGFYDPPRRLLGQRPGPYDRPIGGRGGYYGAGRGSMYDRMRRGGDGYDGGYGGFDDYGGYNNYGYGNDGFDDRMRDGRGMGGHGYGGAGDASSGFHGGHFVHMRGLPFRATENDIANFFSPLNPIRVHIDIGADGRATGEADVEFVTHEDAVAAMSKDKNNMQHRYIELFLNSTPGGGSGMGGSGMGGYGRDGMDNQGGYGSVGRMGMGNSYSGGYGAPDGLGGYEKRVVATAYYLEPVGLKWFSLSINSIGMDQASCS
- the Hnrnph3 gene encoding heterogeneous nuclear ribonucleoprotein H3 isoform X1; the protein is MRRGRARGREKEKPATTTGARLPAAGQRRPPSPFVTQPALGGGGLGRGAEAGAGLSPSFPLSRASWITGSSPGGALNSSSIEMDWVMKHNGPNDASDGTVRLRGLPFGCSKEEIVQFFQGLEIVPNGITLTMDYQGRSTGEAFVQFASKEIAENALGKHKERIGHRYIEIFRSSRSEIKGFYDPPRRLLGQRPGPYDRPIGGRGGYYGAGRGSMYDRMRRGGDGYDGGYGGFDDYGGYNNYGYGNDGFDDRMRDGRGMGGHGYGGAGDASSGFHGGHFVHMRGLPFRATENDIANFFSPLNPIRVHIDIGADGRATGEADVEFVTHEDAVAAMSKDKNNMQHRYIELFLNSTPGGGSGMGGSGMGGYGRDGMDNQGGYGSVGRMGMGNSYSGGYGAPDGLGGYEKRVVATAYYLEPVGLKWFSLSINSIGMDQASCS
- the Hnrnph3 gene encoding heterogeneous nuclear ribonucleoprotein H3 isoform X3, which codes for MRRGRARGREKEKPATTTGARLPAAGQRRPPSPFVTQPALGGGGLGRGAEAGAGLSPSFPLSRASWITGSSPGGALNSSSIEMDWVMKHNGPNDASDGTVRLRGLPFGCSKEEIVQFFQGLEIVPNGITLTMDYQGRSTGEAFVQFASKEIAENALGKHKERIGHRYIEIFRSSRSEIKGFYDPPRRLLGQRPGPYDRPIGGRGGYYGAGRGSYGGFDDYGGYNNYGYGNDGFDDRMRDGRGMGGHGYGGAGDASSGFHGGHFVHMRGLPFRATENDIANFFSPLNPIRVHIDIGADGRATGEADVEFVTHEDAVAAMSKDKNNMQHRYIELFLNSTPGGGSGMGGSGMGGYGRDGMDNQGGYGSVGRMGMGNSYSGGYGAPDGLGGYEKRVVATAYYLEPVGLKWFSLSINSIGMDQASCS
- the Hnrnph3 gene encoding heterogeneous nuclear ribonucleoprotein H3 isoform X4 gives rise to the protein MDWVMKHNGPNDASDGTVRLRGLPFGCSKEEIVQFFQGLEIVPNGITLTMDYQGRSTGEAFVQFASKEIAENALGKHKERIGHRYIEIFRSSRSEIKGFYDPPRRLLGQRPGPYDRPIGGRGGYYGAGRGSYGGFDDYGGYNNYGYGNDGFDDRMRDGRGMGGHGYGGAGDASSGFHGGHFVHMRGLPFRATENDIANFFSPLNPIRVHIDIGADGRATGEADVEFVTHEDAVAAMSKDKNNMQHRYIELFLNSTPGGGSGMGGSGMGGYGRDGMDNQGGYGSVGRMGMGNSYSGGYGAPDGLGGYGRGGGGSGGYYGQGGMSGGGWRGMY